Proteins co-encoded in one Bacteroidota bacterium genomic window:
- a CDS encoding TerB family tellurite resistance protein, producing MAFGKWLGGGLGWALGGPIGALIGFGLGSLLDESEVTVTRGRTTTSSSYASATVNDFTASLLVLSGAVMKSDGAVMKSELEFVRRFFVRQFGEAKANADMLLLKEILKRDIDIREVCAQIKQFMPIASRLQLIHYLYGLSNADGTIHPAEISTIEQIAYYMGINSADMHSIKAMYYRDATSDYKILETDEKATDEEIKKAYRKMALKFHPDKVAQEGEEVQRSATEKFKKVQEAYENIKKKRGLN from the coding sequence ATGGCTTTTGGAAAATGGTTAGGTGGAGGACTCGGTTGGGCGCTTGGCGGACCCATAGGAGCGCTCATTGGATTTGGACTCGGCTCCTTGCTGGATGAAAGCGAAGTAACCGTTACGCGCGGAAGAACAACCACTTCATCATCCTATGCTTCCGCCACCGTGAATGATTTCACCGCTTCCCTTCTTGTGCTTTCAGGCGCAGTGATGAAAAGCGATGGCGCTGTAATGAAATCAGAGTTGGAGTTTGTTAGAAGGTTTTTCGTCCGGCAGTTCGGAGAAGCAAAAGCAAATGCCGACATGCTTCTGCTCAAAGAAATTCTCAAGCGCGATATTGATATTCGCGAAGTGTGCGCACAGATAAAACAGTTCATGCCCATTGCTTCGCGCCTGCAGCTCATTCATTATCTCTACGGACTTTCCAACGCTGACGGAACCATTCACCCTGCCGAAATTTCTACCATCGAACAGATTGCCTATTACATGGGAATTAATTCTGCCGACATGCATTCCATCAAGGCGATGTATTACCGCGATGCAACCAGCGATTACAAAATTCTTGAAACGGATGAAAAGGCAACCGATGAAGAAATAAAAAAGGCATACCGCAAGATGGCGCTCAAGTTTCATCCCGATAAAGTGGCACAGGAAGGCGAAGAAGTTCAGCGCTCGGCAACCGAAAAATTTAAAAAGGTGCAGGAAGCCTATGAGAATATTAAGAAGAAGCGGGGATTGAATTAA
- the efp gene encoding elongation factor P, which translates to MDTTQDISLGSVIRYNGDLCQITELQHRTPGNKRAFVQVRMRNLRTGKTLDQRYRSGEQLEIARLEYKMMQYLYPEGETLVCMDPITFEQIYVPKMLFGEGTKFLKENMEVKIGIESDIAIYAEPPTFVEVEITHTEPGVKGNTATNAMKPATVETGATVNVPLFVNQGDKIRIDTRTSEYVERVK; encoded by the coding sequence ATGGATACCACACAAGACATCAGCCTCGGCTCGGTGATCCGCTACAACGGAGACCTTTGCCAGATAACCGAATTACAGCACCGCACACCGGGAAATAAACGTGCGTTCGTTCAGGTAAGAATGCGCAACCTCCGCACAGGAAAAACACTTGACCAGCGCTACCGTTCTGGCGAACAACTTGAGATCGCGCGCCTCGAATATAAAATGATGCAATACCTCTATCCCGAAGGTGAAACGCTTGTTTGCATGGATCCGATTACGTTTGAACAGATTTATGTTCCGAAAATGCTTTTCGGTGAAGGCACAAAGTTTCTGAAAGAGAACATGGAAGTGAAAATCGGAATTGAAAGCGATATTGCCATTTATGCCGAACCACCCACTTTTGTTGAAGTGGAAATCACTCACACCGAACCCGGAGTGAAAGGCAACACCGCCACCAACGCAATGAAACCTGCCACGGTTGAAACAGGCGCAACGGTTAACGTTCCTTTGTTCGTGAATCAAGGTGACAAAATCCGCATTGACACACGCACGAGCGAATATGTGGAGAGGGTAAAATAA
- a CDS encoding HlyC/CorC family transporter: MLVLSAFFSGLEIAFLTANKLRIELMSKRNIFPAQILSYFIKNSSHYISTMLVGNCISLVVFSIFMAQILQPHLIQYIQSPILILLLTTVLSTIFILVTAEFLPKNLFRINPNRTLSVFAVPLMLVYLALFPIVFITNKIARFILTFFLGTKFPEKKLAFGRIDLHHYIQESTSPNVERKELENEVKIFKRAMGFSKVKARDCMIPRTEIVAVNVEDSVEELKKTFIETRLSKILVFRDSVDNIIGYTHSYEIFKKPENILSVLLPVIIVPESMSANEVLTLFIQQHKSVALVVDEFGGTSGMLTMEDIIEEIFGEIEDEHDKDEMVEKQISENEFVFSGRHEIDFLNEKYKLSLPQSDEYTTLAGLILHIRQSLPKNNEIVVISPYVFKIISTSDTMIEQVQVKILD; the protein is encoded by the coding sequence ATGCTAGTCCTCTCTGCATTTTTTTCAGGACTTGAAATCGCTTTTCTCACCGCCAACAAATTACGGATTGAATTAATGAGCAAGCGAAATATTTTTCCTGCACAGATTCTCTCTTACTTCATAAAAAATTCTTCGCATTACATCAGTACCATGTTGGTAGGAAATTGCATTTCACTCGTAGTGTTCAGTATCTTCATGGCTCAGATTCTCCAACCGCATTTGATACAATACATTCAGTCTCCGATATTAATTCTTCTGCTAACAACCGTTCTCTCCACAATTTTTATTCTTGTCACGGCTGAGTTTCTCCCCAAAAACCTTTTCAGAATAAATCCAAACCGAACGCTTTCCGTGTTTGCCGTTCCACTAATGCTCGTTTATCTGGCTTTGTTCCCGATCGTTTTCATCACCAATAAAATCGCTCGTTTCATTCTTACTTTTTTTCTCGGAACAAAATTCCCCGAGAAGAAACTTGCCTTCGGAAGAATTGACCTGCACCATTACATTCAGGAAAGCACTTCGCCAAACGTGGAGAGGAAGGAATTAGAAAACGAAGTGAAGATATTTAAACGCGCCATGGGTTTTTCAAAAGTAAAAGCCCGCGACTGCATGATTCCAAGAACAGAAATCGTTGCAGTGAATGTGGAAGATTCGGTGGAAGAACTTAAAAAAACTTTTATTGAAACCCGCCTCTCAAAAATTCTTGTCTTCCGCGACAGCGTGGATAATATCATCGGCTATACACACTCGTATGAAATCTTCAAGAAGCCGGAAAACATTTTATCGGTGCTTCTTCCTGTGATAATTGTTCCCGAATCCATGTCAGCAAACGAAGTGCTCACGCTTTTCATTCAACAACACAAGAGCGTTGCGCTGGTGGTAGATGAGTTTGGGGGAACATCGGGCATGCTCACGATGGAAGATATCATTGAAGAAATTTTCGGAGAGATCGAGGACGAGCACGACAAAGATGAAATGGTGGAGAAGCAAATATCCGAGAATGAATTTGTTTTTTCAGGCCGGCACGAAATTGATTTCCTGAATGAAAAATACAAGTTGAGTTTACCGCAATCGGATGAATACACTACACTTGCAGGATTAATTCTTCACATCCGTCAGAGCCTTCCGAAAAATAATGAGATTGTGGTGATAAGTCCGTATGTTTTCAAAATCATCAGTACTTCAGATACTATGATTGAACAGGTTCAAGTGAAAATTCTCGACTAA
- a CDS encoding aspartate kinase — MKVLKFGGTSLGSAERMKNLVQLIVNDEPKIVVLSAMSGTTNALVEIANALYERENNKAKQLIDALEKKYELVLKELYSKESSLNKGKELVKNHFEFIRSFTLDMFTANEEKAILAQGELLSTAMEHFYLEEIGVDSVLLPALNFMRIDENDEPDLKYIEENLKAELKKYQALPKSSPSGRTSENTPSLTGRVGEGLLFITQGYICRNAFGEIDNLKRGGSDYTATLIGAALTAEEIQIWTDIDGMHNNDPRIVDKTFPVTDLSFEEAAELAYFGAKILHPTCVIPAKKRNVPVRLLNTMEPNAKGTVITKKSPGDRITAVAAKDGIIAINIKSARMLLAYGFLRSVFEIFERYKTPIDMITTSEVAVSVTIDNDKNLEAILKELKEFCSVETDKDQTIICIVGSFTAEKQGVAVKIFAALSTIPLRMISYGGSENNVSVLVESKYKKDALVALNKGLFNL, encoded by the coding sequence ATGAAAGTTTTAAAATTCGGTGGGACATCGCTTGGATCGGCAGAACGGATGAAAAATCTTGTTCAGCTTATCGTGAATGATGAGCCAAAGATTGTTGTTCTTTCTGCCATGAGCGGAACCACCAATGCATTGGTTGAAATCGCAAATGCACTTTACGAAAGAGAAAACAACAAAGCAAAGCAGCTCATTGACGCACTGGAAAAAAAATACGAATTAGTTCTGAAAGAACTTTATTCAAAAGAATCTTCGCTTAACAAAGGAAAAGAGCTAGTAAAGAATCATTTTGAGTTTATCCGCTCTTTCACGCTGGATATGTTCACCGCGAATGAGGAAAAAGCCATTCTCGCGCAGGGTGAACTTCTTTCCACCGCTATGGAACATTTTTATCTGGAAGAAATCGGGGTTGATTCTGTTCTGCTTCCTGCACTCAACTTTATGCGTATTGACGAGAACGATGAACCGGATCTGAAATACATTGAAGAGAACTTAAAAGCGGAATTAAAGAAATACCAAGCCCTACCTAAATCCTCCCCATCGGGGAGGACTTCAGAAAATACTCCCTCCCTAACGGGGAGGGTTGGGGAGGGGCTCTTATTTATCACACAGGGATATATCTGCCGAAATGCATTCGGAGAAATTGATAATCTGAAACGTGGCGGAAGCGATTACACTGCAACGCTCATCGGTGCAGCACTTACTGCGGAAGAAATTCAAATCTGGACAGATATTGACGGCATGCACAACAATGACCCACGCATTGTTGACAAAACTTTTCCCGTCACTGATTTGTCATTTGAAGAAGCGGCAGAGCTTGCATATTTTGGAGCGAAGATTCTTCATCCTACCTGCGTAATTCCTGCAAAGAAGAGGAATGTTCCTGTTCGATTGCTGAACACAATGGAACCAAATGCAAAAGGAACGGTCATAACAAAAAAATCCCCGGGCGATAGAATCACGGCAGTTGCAGCCAAAGACGGAATCATCGCCATCAATATTAAATCTGCTCGAATGCTTTTAGCTTATGGGTTCCTGAGAAGCGTATTTGAAATTTTTGAGCGCTACAAAACTCCGATCGATATGATTACTACTTCGGAGGTAGCAGTATCGGTTACAATTGATAACGACAAAAACTTAGAAGCTATTCTGAAAGAGCTGAAAGAATTTTGTTCTGTTGAAACAGATAAAGACCAAACTATTATTTGCATTGTAGGAAGTTTCACTGCAGAAAAACAAGGTGTAGCAGTAAAAATTTTTGCTGCGCTATCAACTATTCCTCTGAGAATGATTTCGTATGGCGGCAGCGAGAACAATGTTTCGGTGCTGGTGGAATCAAAATATAAAAAGGATGCGCTGGTTGCGCTTAATAAAGGATTGTTCAACTTATAA
- the tnpA gene encoding IS200/IS605 family transposase has product MSFVKIWVHAVWGTKNRTPVLSKEIRMKLFQHIRENAKEKEIYIDFINGHLDHVHCLLALNAEMSISKAIQLLKGESAFWANKNKLTEAKLEWADEYFAVSVSESLIDKVRDYIKNQEQHHAKITFMQEYENFMQKYEFINHG; this is encoded by the coding sequence ATGTCATTTGTAAAAATATGGGTGCATGCAGTATGGGGTACTAAAAACCGTACTCCTGTTCTTTCGAAAGAGATTCGAATGAAATTGTTTCAGCACATAAGAGAAAATGCAAAGGAAAAAGAAATCTATATTGATTTTATTAATGGACATCTTGACCATGTTCATTGTTTGCTTGCATTGAATGCCGAAATGAGCATTTCAAAAGCAATTCAATTGCTTAAAGGCGAATCAGCATTCTGGGCAAACAAAAATAAATTAACAGAAGCAAAATTAGAGTGGGCAGACGAATACTTCGCTGTTTCCGTCAGCGAATCTTTGATTGACAAAGTCAGAGATTACATAAAAAATCAGGAACAACATCATGCAAAAATTACATTCATGCAGGAGTATGAAAATTTTATGCAGAAATATGAATTTATAAATCATGGCTAA
- the lysA gene encoding diaminopimelate decarboxylase, producing MFSKETIQKFQSTPTPFYYYDLDLLNRTIEALKKESEKYSYHIHYALKANANDEILSVIKKSGLGADCVSGNEVKKASEHKFEKIFFAGVGKSDEEINTALDCNITCFNCESLQEIEVINELAKKKSKIAQIAFRINPNVNANTHKYITTGLEENKFGINIWELEEVVKRTQQLKNIKISGIHFHIGSQITDLSAFKSLCLRANEIQSWFVSHKVSLEHINVGGGLGVDYHYPDKNSIPDFSSYFGLFKQFLELRPKQILHFEIGRAIVAQCGSLISKVLYVKKGVSTSFVILDAGMTELIRPALYQSYHKIQKLGVGGSELGATANSSELHTPHSALMKYDVVGPICESSDCFGKAVMLPETKRGDLVAIRTTGAYGEVMASQYNLREKVKAFY from the coding sequence ATGTTCAGCAAAGAAACCATACAAAAATTCCAGAGCACTCCTACTCCATTTTATTATTATGATTTGGATTTGCTGAATCGTACCATTGAAGCACTGAAAAAAGAATCGGAGAAATATAGCTACCACATTCATTACGCTCTCAAAGCAAATGCGAATGATGAAATACTTTCTGTGATTAAAAAATCAGGATTAGGTGCAGACTGCGTGAGCGGAAATGAGGTGAAGAAAGCCAGCGAACACAAGTTTGAAAAAATATTTTTTGCAGGAGTCGGAAAAAGCGATGAAGAAATAAATACCGCACTGGATTGCAACATTACTTGTTTCAATTGTGAAAGTTTGCAGGAGATTGAAGTAATAAATGAACTTGCGAAGAAAAAAAGCAAAATCGCGCAAATCGCTTTCCGCATAAATCCGAATGTGAACGCGAATACGCATAAATACATTACTACAGGATTGGAAGAAAATAAATTCGGAATTAATATCTGGGAACTGGAAGAAGTGGTGAAGAGAACACAGCAACTGAAGAATATAAAAATTTCAGGAATTCATTTTCACATCGGGTCGCAGATTACGGATTTGAGCGCATTCAAATCACTTTGCTTGCGCGCGAATGAAATTCAGAGTTGGTTTGTGAGTCACAAGGTTTCATTGGAACATATAAATGTCGGAGGCGGTCTAGGTGTGGATTACCACTACCCCGACAAAAATTCAATACCTGATTTTTCTTCTTACTTTGGCTTGTTCAAACAATTTTTAGAACTACGCCCGAAACAAATTCTCCATTTTGAAATCGGCAGAGCCATTGTGGCACAATGCGGAAGCTTGATTTCAAAAGTGCTCTATGTAAAAAAAGGAGTGAGCACAAGTTTTGTAATTCTTGATGCAGGAATGACAGAATTGATTCGTCCTGCACTGTATCAATCGTATCACAAAATACAGAAGTTAGGAGTTGGGGGTTCGGAGTTGGGAGCAACAGCCAACTCCTCCGAACTCCACACTCCACACTCCGCACTAATGAAATATGATGTGGTGGGTCCCATCTGCGAATCATCCGACTGTTTTGGCAAAGCGGTAATGCTTCCTGAAACAAAGCGTGGGGATTTAGTTGCTATCCGTACAACTGGCGCGTACGGTGAAGTAATGGCTTCGCAATATAATTTAAGAGAGAAGGTGAAGGCATTTTATTAG
- the msrA gene encoding peptide-methionine (S)-S-oxide reductase MsrA: MKSNFFNAVMGIISLTSCVQNQNKEVPTMETKTDSTTTAKSQASNLDTATFGAGCFWCVEAQFQMLDGVVKVESGFSGGSIKNPSYKEVCNGNTGHAEVCNIVFDSKKISYEEMLYAFWQTHDPTQLNRQGNDIGTQYRSAIFYHNENQKKLAELYKKKLNDEKVYNSPVVTEISPFTVFYKAEDYHSNYYNNNGEESYCQFVIKPKVEKFQKVFKGKLKH, from the coding sequence ATGAAATCAAATTTTTTTAACGCAGTGATGGGAATCATTTCTCTTACTTCCTGCGTGCAGAATCAAAATAAAGAAGTACCAACTATGGAAACAAAAACTGATTCAACAACTACCGCTAAATCTCAAGCTTCAAATCTTGACACCGCAACATTCGGTGCCGGATGTTTCTGGTGTGTGGAAGCGCAATTTCAGATGCTTGACGGTGTGGTGAAAGTGGAGTCAGGATTTTCTGGTGGAAGCATTAAGAATCCTTCTTATAAAGAAGTCTGCAACGGAAATACCGGACATGCTGAGGTTTGCAATATTGTTTTTGATTCGAAAAAAATTTCTTACGAAGAAATGCTGTACGCTTTTTGGCAAACGCATGACCCTACGCAATTGAACAGGCAGGGTAACGATATCGGCACACAGTACCGTTCTGCAATTTTTTATCACAACGAAAATCAGAAAAAACTTGCCGAACTCTACAAGAAAAAACTGAACGATGAAAAGGTTTATAATTCTCCTGTAGTAACAGAAATTTCACCATTCACTGTTTTTTACAAAGCTGAAGATTATCATTCAAACTATTACAATAATAACGGTGAAGAATCTTACTGCCAGTTTGTGATAAAACCCAAAGTGGAAAAGTTTCAGAAAGTTTTCAAAGGAAAGCTGAAACACTAA
- a CDS encoding M1 family metallopeptidase: protein MKKPFFVVAFVICHSLFAIHSYAQSKTRSYINDPLLAPREHMVDFQHLKLEVSFEPTKNLVKGKVTHTFIPLLQKTDSIVLDGINMNIKEVSLNGKPAKFRSDSETVVIYTPSLAWEQKDSMTITYECTPRQGLYFIGWNDKTGICRRQIWSQGQGIENRNWIPMYDEMNDKIITEMFVIFDTAYKVLSNGKMIDKKTNKNGTYTWHYKMSHPHASYLIMLGIGKYEIDKRFSKSGVPVNLYYYPEWKDRVQNTYRWSENMIDFYEKEIGVPYQWESYSQIPVQDFMYGAMENTTATVFGDFFFCDERGSMERDYVSVNAHELAHQWFGDFITARSDAHHWLQESFATYYNWLFEREVFGKNHYDWGRRIAQNNSIEESKKNSYPIAHSEAGTVRHYPKGAFVLSMLKNILGGREVYNKCIKHYLETHPYTNVDSEDFLIACEEVTGIQLDWFWEEWIYKGGEPNYKVSFRDITENAGEKNSSHYSEFLVQQVQEQSEVTGLPQSGGNKTNAVNTDPFVQETDNHFPSPAGLWKMPIWFEVHYTDGTVEKKQVWIEKQTEIVHLPIPAGKKIDFALFDPDNEVLKSVSFNKSFDMLKSQAMKSVSLLDRYDALVAMEDIDIERKRDFLVAYYKTEDKANFHALKAEIVKQLSHDNNKQSEEIIKLALEDTDAPVRKSVLDNFKLLPEELLPSVEKLLKDPSYDIIATVLENLSFANPDKIGFYLEQTKDVEGMPGRNVKIKWLEISSLINPKYVDQLVSLCSDAYEFRTRTNAMNSLKKLNYLDEIEIEYLTNAMLSSNTRLSGPASDALSFFYLQSAYKRIIINYVESKEWKPWENKIIKQVVK, encoded by the coding sequence ATGAAAAAACCCTTTTTTGTTGTTGCATTCGTTATTTGTCATTCGTTATTCGCCATTCATTCCTACGCACAATCTAAGACTCGCTCATATATAAATGATCCCCTTCTCGCTCCGCGCGAACACATGGTGGATTTTCAGCATCTGAAGTTGGAAGTTTCCTTTGAGCCGACAAAAAATCTGGTAAAAGGAAAAGTTACGCATACATTTATTCCTCTCCTGCAAAAAACCGATTCTATTGTTCTTGACGGAATCAACATGAATATAAAAGAAGTTTCGCTTAACGGAAAACCGGCAAAATTTCGTTCTGATAGTGAAACTGTTGTCATCTACACACCTTCTCTTGCGTGGGAACAAAAAGATTCCATGACAATTACTTACGAATGCACTCCGCGCCAAGGACTTTATTTCATCGGATGGAATGACAAAACCGGAATTTGCCGCAGACAAATCTGGTCGCAGGGACAAGGCATTGAAAACCGCAACTGGATTCCGATGTACGATGAGATGAACGATAAAATCATAACTGAAATGTTTGTTATTTTCGACACAGCGTACAAAGTTCTGTCTAACGGAAAAATGATCGACAAAAAAACAAACAAGAACGGAACCTACACATGGCATTATAAAATGTCTCACCCCCACGCTTCTTACCTCATCATGCTTGGAATTGGAAAATATGAAATTGACAAACGATTTTCAAAATCGGGTGTGCCCGTCAATCTTTATTACTATCCCGAATGGAAAGACAGAGTTCAGAACACTTACCGATGGAGCGAAAACATGATTGATTTTTATGAAAAAGAAATTGGGGTTCCATATCAATGGGAATCGTATTCGCAAATTCCTGTTCAGGACTTCATGTATGGTGCAATGGAAAATACTACAGCTACTGTGTTCGGAGATTTTTTCTTCTGTGATGAGCGCGGGAGCATGGAGCGGGATTATGTTTCAGTGAACGCGCACGAACTCGCTCATCAGTGGTTCGGAGATTTTATCACCGCCCGAAGCGATGCGCATCACTGGCTACAGGAAAGTTTTGCCACCTATTACAACTGGCTTTTTGAACGAGAAGTGTTTGGCAAAAATCATTACGACTGGGGAAGAAGAATTGCTCAAAATAATTCCATAGAAGAATCAAAAAAAAATTCTTATCCCATCGCGCACAGCGAAGCAGGAACGGTACGCCATTATCCCAAAGGAGCATTCGTGTTAAGTATGTTAAAAAATATTCTCGGCGGGAGAGAAGTTTACAACAAATGCATCAAACATTATCTTGAAACTCATCCATACACCAATGTAGATTCTGAAGATTTTCTCATCGCCTGCGAAGAAGTTACGGGTATTCAGTTGGATTGGTTCTGGGAAGAATGGATTTACAAAGGAGGAGAGCCGAACTACAAAGTTTCTTTTCGTGACATAACGGAGAATGCCGGAGAAAAAAATTCTTCGCACTATTCAGAATTTTTAGTTCAGCAGGTGCAAGAGCAATCAGAAGTAACCGGGCTTCCGCAGTCAGGAGGAAATAAAACTAACGCGGTGAATACTGACCCGTTTGTTCAGGAGACAGATAATCATTTCCCTTCTCCAGCAGGTCTTTGGAAAATGCCGATATGGTTTGAAGTTCATTATACCGATGGAACCGTTGAGAAAAAACAGGTATGGATTGAAAAGCAAACTGAAATTGTTCACCTGCCGATTCCAGCAGGAAAAAAAATTGACTTCGCTTTGTTTGACCCCGATAACGAAGTGCTGAAATCCGTTTCGTTCAATAAAAGTTTTGATATGCTGAAATCACAAGCTATGAAATCCGTCAGCCTGCTGGACAGATATGACGCACTCGTTGCAATGGAGGATATTGACATTGAGCGCAAGCGTGATTTTCTGGTTGCGTATTATAAAACAGAGGACAAAGCAAACTTCCATGCGCTGAAAGCAGAAATCGTAAAACAGCTTTCTCACGATAACAATAAGCAGTCGGAAGAAATTATAAAACTTGCTTTGGAGGACACAGATGCCCCTGTGCGAAAATCAGTGCTCGATAATTTCAAACTTCTTCCCGAAGAATTATTGCCCAGTGTAGAAAAATTATTGAAAGACCCTTCGTACGATATTATTGCAACCGTTCTTGAAAATCTTTCGTTCGCAAATCCTGATAAAATCGGTTTCTATCTTGAGCAGACAAAAGACGTGGAAGGAATGCCCGGAAGAAACGTGAAAATAAAATGGCTGGAGATTTCTTCTCTGATAAATCCAAAATATGTTGACCAGCTCGTGAGTTTGTGCAGCGATGCGTATGAATTCCGCACGCGTACAAACGCGATGAACTCGCTTAAGAAATTAAACTACCTTGATGAAATTGAAATAGAATATTTGACAAACGCAATGCTCAGCTCTAACACCCGCCTGAGCGGACCGGCCTCTGATGCACTCTCATTTTTTTATCTGCAATCTGCGTATAAGCGGATCATCATTAATTACGTTGAATCAAAAGAATGGAAACCATGGGAAAATAAAATCATCAAACAAGTTGTTAAGTAA
- a CDS encoding BatA domain-containing protein produces the protein MNFVYPQFLFALFAVSIPIIIHLFNFRRFKKVYFSDIRFLKEVKQQTQNRNRIKHILILISRIFAVSFLVFAFAQPYIPSDKKNAVAGIQAVSVYVDNSFSMENISKNGMLFDEAKKIAHEIAQTHSQTDLFQLLTNDFEGKHQRLVSREEFFTLLDEVKVSPAVKTVSEISARQTDVLSKTEEKNKKAFIVSDFQKSISDFENVKNDTSIKTILLPVPSNQQSNLYIDSCWFESPVHQLNQTEKLNVRIKNISENNSENVPVKLFLNNQQKTPASFSIASNESKDIQLSFVIKEHGIQQGRIEITDYPVTYDDKFYFSFNVAKNISITCISAASPPMERGNREDSKKSIQSLFGKDSLFILTNQDENNIDYASLTSQQVIVLSELKNISSGLAQELDRFVQNGGSLIVFPSTETDTGSYKSFLSSLGTNFYLRQDTTNTKIDWVNFENEIFADVFEKRGENLDLPVLQSHYTQSHSNHTSEEVLLKMRNGNPFFSKYTFKKGKVYLSAVPLNSDWSNFAKHAIFVPLMYKIAINSQPSSELFYTVGEDNSIPVTPKLTGESVFKIKGENNFEIIPENRIVDLQPTIFVHDQIKNAGNYNLFAGVENISGISFNYNRKESDLSRYSPDELISLYEKSNLKNFSLIDAGENDISKVLADIRQGKKLWKWCILLVLIFLATETALLRLWK, from the coding sequence ATGAATTTTGTTTATCCCCAGTTTTTGTTCGCGCTGTTTGCAGTTTCCATTCCCATTATCATTCATCTTTTCAATTTTCGCAGATTCAAGAAAGTTTATTTTTCTGACATACGTTTTCTTAAGGAAGTAAAACAACAAACGCAGAACAGGAATCGTATTAAACATATTCTTATTTTGATTTCACGGATATTTGCTGTTTCATTTCTGGTGTTTGCTTTTGCCCAACCTTATATTCCATCCGATAAAAAAAATGCAGTGGCAGGAATTCAGGCGGTGAGCGTATATGTGGATAATTCCTTCAGCATGGAAAATATCAGCAAGAACGGAATGCTCTTTGACGAAGCAAAAAAAATAGCTCATGAGATCGCCCAAACACACTCGCAGACAGATTTGTTTCAACTCCTCACTAACGATTTTGAAGGCAAACATCAGCGATTAGTCAGCCGTGAAGAATTTTTCACCCTGCTGGACGAAGTAAAAGTAAGTCCTGCCGTGAAAACTGTTTCTGAAATTTCAGCTAGACAAACTGACGTTCTAAGCAAAACAGAAGAAAAAAATAAAAAAGCATTCATTGTTTCTGATTTTCAAAAATCTATTTCTGATTTTGAAAATGTGAAGAACGATACAAGCATCAAAACAATTCTTCTTCCCGTTCCTTCCAACCAGCAAAGTAATCTCTATATTGATTCCTGCTGGTTTGAATCGCCAGTACACCAATTAAACCAAACTGAAAAATTAAATGTCAGAATCAAAAATATTTCTGAAAATAATTCGGAAAACGTTCCCGTAAAACTCTTCCTTAACAACCAGCAAAAAACTCCTGCTTCCTTCTCCATTGCATCAAACGAAAGCAAAGACATTCAACTTTCTTTCGTGATTAAAGAACATGGCATTCAACAGGGAAGGATTGAAATCACAGATTATCCGGTGACATATGATGATAAATTTTATTTCTCTTTTAATGTGGCAAAAAATATTTCTATCACCTGCATTTCGGCTGCTTCTCCCCCTATGGAGAGGGGCAATAGGGAAGACTCTAAGAAATCAATTCAATCATTGTTCGGCAAGGATTCTCTTTTTATTCTGACAAACCAAGACGAAAATAATATTGACTACGCATCTCTCACTTCACAGCAAGTGATCGTTTTATCCGAACTAAAAAATATTTCGTCAGGACTTGCACAGGAACTCGACCGCTTTGTACAGAATGGAGGAAGCTTGATCGTGTTTCCTTCCACAGAAACAGATACCGGATCTTACAAATCATTTCTTTCTTCACTCGGAACAAATTTTTATTTACGACAAGATACCACCAACACAAAAATCGACTGGGTAAATTTTGAAAATGAAATTTTTGCAGATGTATTCGAGAAAAGGGGAGAGAATTTAGATTTGCCCGTTTTACAATCTCATTACACGCAGTCACACTCCAATCATACCAGCGAAGAAGTTCTTCTGAAAATGAGAAACGGAAATCCTTTCTTTTCAAAATACACTTTCAAAAAAGGAAAAGTTTATCTGAGTGCTGTCCCGTTGAACTCCGACTGGAGTAATTTCGCCAAGCACGCAATCTTTGTTCCATTGATGTATAAGATTGCGATAAACAGTCAGCCCTCTTCAGAATTGTTTTATACTGTTGGCGAAGACAACTCCATTCCCGTTACTCCCAAACTCACAGGAGAAAGTGTTTTCAAAATAAAAGGTGAAAATAATTTTGAAATAATTCCGGAAAACAGGATCGTTGACCTGCAGCCTACCATTTTCGTGCATGACCAGATAAAAAATGCAGGCAACTATAATCTCTTTGCAGGAGTAGAAAACATTTCAGGAATTTCTTTCAACTACAACAGAAAAGAATCAGACCTCAGCCGGTATTCTCCTGATGAACTTATTTCACTCTATGAAAAATCAAATCTCAAAAACTTTTCTCTCATTGATGCGGGAGAGAACGACATCAGCAAAGTGTTGGCAGACATCAGGCAAGGCAAAAAGCTTTGGAAGTGGTGTATTCTTCTCGTTCTCATTTTCCTAGCGACAGAAACTGCTCTTCTCAGGTTGTGGAAATAA